In one window of Pelosinus sp. IPA-1 DNA:
- a CDS encoding PhoH family protein produces MKKYYVIDTNVLLHSPNALYAFNEHTVVIPEVVIEELDRFKRESTERGANSRHVSRIIDNMRTQGNLLEGVPLNDNGGTLILESNHTATNMPIYWEKDKADNRILQVCKGLVESGQQAVLVSRDTNMRVKSSILKIQAEDFRNDKVSSIEEQYTGRIIVYTSSDVINAFHEDDNRWIDPDKLYIFDNQAGILIPATFITNQFLLIKSTDNDRHTALGRFDGKKVIHLQYQNRNPFGVVPKNVGQIFMQECLMMSADEAPLVILKGISGTAKTFYSLAVGLYNYMECRPKQYQHILICRPNSMLDEGIGFLPGTEAEKIEPYMRAIKDNLFTLMSGSSSMEDRDVLQTEDTVNMLFEKRIIQTEALAYQRGRSLQKYWVIFDEMQNATPRQSKAVLTRPGLGTKIILLGDPAQIDNPLLDSQSNGLSYASEKMMGSKLCFQVTMLPEECERSPLAAEAAMRL; encoded by the coding sequence TTGAAAAAATATTATGTCATAGACACTAATGTTTTGCTGCACTCACCGAATGCTCTATATGCTTTTAATGAACATACAGTGGTAATTCCCGAAGTTGTTATTGAAGAATTAGATCGATTTAAGCGAGAATCAACAGAACGAGGTGCTAACAGTCGCCACGTTAGCCGCATTATTGATAATATGCGTACCCAAGGTAATCTGTTAGAAGGAGTACCTTTAAATGATAATGGTGGAACTCTTATTCTAGAGTCCAATCATACAGCTACGAATATGCCTATTTATTGGGAAAAGGATAAAGCCGACAATCGTATTCTACAAGTTTGTAAGGGACTGGTCGAGAGCGGCCAGCAGGCTGTTTTGGTGAGCCGCGATACCAATATGCGTGTCAAGTCATCCATCCTGAAAATTCAGGCTGAGGATTTTCGTAATGATAAAGTTTCAAGCATTGAGGAGCAATACACTGGTCGTATAATTGTTTATACCTCTAGTGACGTAATCAATGCTTTTCATGAAGATGATAATCGGTGGATAGATCCTGATAAACTATATATTTTCGATAATCAGGCAGGTATATTAATTCCTGCCACTTTTATTACCAATCAATTTCTGCTAATAAAGTCAACAGATAATGACCGCCATACCGCGCTAGGTAGATTTGACGGCAAAAAAGTAATTCACTTACAATATCAAAATCGTAATCCATTTGGAGTGGTTCCTAAAAATGTGGGTCAAATTTTCATGCAAGAATGCCTCATGATGAGTGCCGATGAAGCACCTCTAGTTATTCTAAAAGGAATTTCAGGAACTGCTAAGACTTTTTATTCCTTAGCAGTAGGACTTTACAACTATATGGAATGCCGCCCCAAACAATATCAGCATATTCTTATCTGTCGTCCAAATTCAATGCTAGACGAGGGAATAGGCTTCCTTCCTGGAACAGAGGCTGAAAAAATCGAACCCTACATGCGAGCGATTAAAGATAATCTATTTACATTAATGTCAGGAAGTTCTTCTATGGAAGATAGAGACGTGCTGCAAACGGAAGATACGGTTAACATGCTCTTTGAGAAACGTATCATTCAAACAGAAGCATTAGCATATCAACGAGGTCGGTCACTACAAAAATATTGGGTCATCTTCGATGAGATGCAAAATGCCACTCCCCGCCAATCCAAGGCCGTACTCACTCGTCCTGGTCTCGGTACTAAAATAATTTTACTTGGAGATCCAGCGCAAATTGATAATCCTTTACTGGATAGCCAATCCAATGGTTTAAGCTATGCTAGTGAAAAAATGATGGGATCAAAATTATGTTTTCAAGTAACGATGTTACCAGAAGAATGTGAACGATCTCCCTTAGCAGCTGAAGCTGCAATGAGGTTATAA
- the yhbH gene encoding sporulation protein YhbH: protein MAIFKDRDMSQSDRSAWDRKRHRQLVEESIKKNLGDIIAEESIIGQSKDKKIKIPIKGIKEYQFIYGKNTGGTGTGTGGEQKGQVLGKANGQQEAGLGQPGNDPGEDVYETEVTIEELTNYLFEDLQLPDIERKKFALIESEYKFKRSGFQRKGISPRLNKKRSTIQKIKRTQMTKRDPEDSEAEPIPDRIPFHEDDLRYSRIKEDVRKHSNAIIICIMDTSGSMDQTKKYLARSFYFLLYQFVRWKYEHVEVAFIAHTTEAHEVNEDDFFHRGETGGTYISSGYTKALEIIEQRYNPSIWNIYAFHCSDGDNWSEDNSKAVDLVRQLCNISNLFGYCEINTNKMYASSISKEYEKHLSLDNFVIVTMNSKADIWPAFRKILDKESTPGGNS from the coding sequence GTGGCTATTTTTAAAGATAGGGATATGAGTCAGTCCGACCGTTCAGCGTGGGACCGGAAACGCCACCGGCAATTGGTGGAAGAGAGTATAAAAAAGAATTTGGGCGATATTATCGCCGAGGAAAGTATTATTGGGCAAAGTAAGGATAAAAAAATTAAAATCCCCATTAAGGGTATTAAAGAATATCAATTTATTTACGGGAAAAATACTGGCGGTACCGGTACAGGGACTGGCGGGGAACAAAAAGGTCAGGTGCTCGGTAAAGCCAACGGGCAGCAAGAAGCAGGACTGGGGCAACCAGGCAATGACCCTGGTGAGGATGTCTATGAGACGGAAGTTACAATCGAAGAACTTACAAATTATCTTTTCGAAGACTTACAGTTACCAGATATAGAGCGAAAAAAGTTCGCCCTGATCGAATCAGAATACAAGTTTAAGCGCTCAGGATTTCAACGCAAGGGCATCTCGCCACGCTTAAATAAAAAAAGATCAACCATCCAAAAAATTAAACGAACACAAATGACCAAACGAGACCCCGAGGACAGCGAGGCAGAGCCTATACCTGATCGCATACCTTTTCATGAGGATGACCTGCGATATAGCCGGATTAAAGAAGACGTTCGTAAACATTCGAATGCTATCATCATTTGTATTATGGACACATCAGGATCGATGGATCAAACTAAAAAGTATCTAGCCCGTAGCTTTTATTTTCTACTGTACCAGTTTGTTCGCTGGAAGTATGAACATGTTGAGGTTGCCTTTATAGCCCATACGACAGAAGCCCACGAAGTGAATGAAGATGACTTCTTCCACCGTGGCGAGACAGGCGGAACGTATATTAGCAGTGGATATACCAAAGCTCTAGAAATTATTGAACAACGATACAATCCAAGCATTTGGAACATTTATGCATTTCATTGCTCCGATGGTGATAACTGGAGTGAAGATAATAGTAAAGCTGTTGATTTGGTAAGGCAGCTATGTAATATCAGCAATCTATTTGGGTATTGCGAAATTAATACCAATAAGATGTATGCCAGCTCTATAAGCAAAGAATATGAGAAGCACCTCAGTCTAGATAATTTCGTTATAGTAACTATGAATAGTAAGGCAGACATTTGGCCAGCATTTAGGAAAATTCTAGATAAGGAATCTACTCCCGGAGGGAATAGCTGA
- a CDS encoding ATP-dependent 6-phosphofructokinase — MKTIAVLTGGGDCPGLNAVIRAVYKTAHSNGIEVYGVKNGFKGLVEDDLSVLGPESVSGILPRGGTILGTTNRDNPFKYQCIDQGELVYKDMSRQVLFNLKQRDIEALIVIGGDGTLKIASKIAELGFPVVGVPKSIDNDLPKTERTFGFDTAVSIATEALDRLHTTAESHHRVMILEVMGRYAGWIALHSGIAGGADCIIIPEIPFKWDSIIEKIKLRQQKGTLFSIIVVAEGAKPINGDLSVARIVNNCPETIRLGGISDKIAHELENLLPVECRSTVLGHLQRGGSPTAYDRVLATRYGEAAVNAIINKKFKTMVALQNNEIVSVNLIDVVGTPYLVPTTHDLITTGRSLGISFGD, encoded by the coding sequence TTGAAGACAATTGCAGTATTAACTGGTGGTGGGGATTGCCCCGGATTAAATGCAGTAATAAGGGCAGTTTATAAGACTGCACATTCAAATGGGATAGAGGTCTATGGGGTGAAAAATGGGTTTAAGGGTTTAGTTGAGGATGACTTATCTGTGCTTGGTCCTGAAAGCGTTTCTGGTATATTACCTCGTGGAGGAACAATATTAGGGACTACAAATAGAGATAATCCTTTTAAATATCAGTGTATCGATCAAGGCGAACTTGTTTACAAGGATATGTCACGGCAAGTTCTATTTAATCTTAAACAACGAGATATAGAAGCCTTAATTGTAATTGGTGGTGATGGGACACTTAAGATTGCAAGTAAAATTGCAGAATTAGGATTTCCCGTAGTTGGTGTTCCAAAGTCAATTGATAATGACTTACCTAAAACAGAGAGAACCTTCGGCTTCGATACAGCCGTTAGCATCGCGACAGAAGCGTTAGATCGATTGCATACAACTGCTGAATCCCATCATAGGGTAATGATCCTGGAAGTAATGGGACGCTATGCTGGGTGGATTGCTCTTCATAGTGGTATAGCTGGTGGAGCGGATTGCATTATAATTCCTGAGATTCCTTTTAAGTGGGATTCGATTATAGAGAAAATTAAGTTACGACAGCAGAAAGGAACTTTGTTCAGCATTATTGTAGTGGCCGAAGGAGCTAAACCTATTAATGGCGATTTATCCGTAGCTAGGATAGTAAATAATTGCCCTGAAACAATACGATTAGGTGGGATAAGTGATAAAATTGCTCACGAGTTAGAAAATTTACTGCCGGTGGAATGTAGATCTACAGTATTAGGCCATCTTCAACGTGGTGGTAGTCCGACTGCGTATGATAGGGTATTGGCTACCCGATACGGTGAGGCTGCGGTAAATGCAATCATTAATAAAAAATTCAAGACAATGGTGGCATTACAAAATAACGAAATTGTCTCAGTCAATTTAATTGATGTAGTTGGAACTCCATACTTAGTTCCAACTACGCATGATCTGATTACAACTGGACGATCTCTGGGAATTTCTTTTGGTGACTAA
- a CDS encoding SLC13 family permease — translation MSPAIITLLVLAVVSLFFVTEVIPLAVAAMGGAIALGVLGVIPMNMVFSGLSNSTVVLFAGMFVIGASMFHTGLAQKMGEYVVRKVGTSENGLMFGTMFIAAAISSVSSNTGTTAALMPVILGICVVAKIPASRQMMPLAFGAGLGGMITLVGTPPNIIAAGALKAAGYEPFGFFEFAWIGIPLTVVGILYMMFIGKHLLPKVQLSTKIEIDEEAKQEATATSHDSKKQWITAITLVGVVIVMALDLKQFPLEIAAVIGAIICVLAKCLTEKEAYSGIDWVTIFLFAGMMPIATAMEKSGAGKLIADVVISVLGDQPSPMFVTAILFILSGGLTQFMSNTACTALLAPIGISIAKGIGASPQAVLMAIAIAASCAFATPVGTPPNTLVLGPGQYKFMDYVKAGTGLVFVCFIVSIIIIPMVWPFFPGK, via the coding sequence ATGTCACCTGCAATTATAACCCTATTGGTTCTAGCAGTTGTCTCACTGTTTTTTGTGACAGAAGTCATACCGCTAGCTGTTGCAGCCATGGGCGGAGCTATCGCCTTGGGAGTACTGGGCGTTATTCCCATGAATATGGTATTTTCCGGTTTATCCAACTCTACCGTAGTTTTGTTTGCTGGTATGTTTGTTATTGGCGCTTCCATGTTCCATACTGGGTTGGCTCAGAAGATGGGGGAATATGTCGTTAGAAAAGTAGGTACTAGTGAAAATGGACTAATGTTTGGGACGATGTTTATTGCGGCTGCAATTTCATCGGTGTCCTCTAATACGGGCACGACTGCCGCTCTAATGCCGGTTATTCTCGGTATTTGTGTCGTGGCAAAGATACCTGCTTCTCGCCAGATGATGCCCCTTGCTTTCGGGGCTGGTTTAGGCGGCATGATCACCCTTGTCGGTACTCCGCCTAATATTATTGCTGCTGGCGCATTGAAAGCAGCTGGCTACGAGCCCTTTGGTTTTTTTGAGTTTGCCTGGATTGGTATTCCTCTGACTGTAGTAGGTATCTTATATATGATGTTTATTGGTAAACACCTGTTACCAAAGGTTCAGTTATCCACCAAAATTGAGATTGACGAAGAAGCAAAACAAGAAGCAACAGCTACTTCCCACGACTCTAAAAAGCAATGGATTACTGCCATTACTTTGGTTGGCGTTGTTATCGTTATGGCTCTTGATCTTAAGCAATTCCCCCTAGAGATCGCGGCAGTGATTGGTGCGATCATCTGCGTGCTTGCCAAGTGCCTGACAGAAAAGGAAGCCTATTCCGGTATTGACTGGGTTACTATCTTTCTATTTGCTGGAATGATGCCTATCGCGACTGCTATGGAAAAGAGCGGCGCTGGTAAATTAATTGCTGATGTAGTTATTAGTGTATTAGGTGATCAGCCTAGCCCTATGTTTGTCACTGCCATTCTATTTATACTTTCCGGCGGTCTGACTCAGTTTATGTCTAATACTGCCTGCACAGCGCTATTGGCGCCCATCGGCATTTCCATCGCCAAAGGAATTGGCGCTAGTCCCCAAGCCGTACTAATGGCGATCGCCATTGCTGCTTCCTGTGCCTTTGCCACACCGGTTGGAACGCCGCCGAATACGCTAGTACTCGGCCCTGGTCAATATAAGTTTATGGACTACGTGAAGGCTGGGACTGGTTTAGTATTTGTCTGTTTTATTGTATCAATTATTATCATTCCAATGGTTTGGCCATTCTTTCCCGGTAAATAG
- the madB gene encoding Na+-transporting malonate decarboxylase, carboxybiotin decarboxylase subunit has translation MVEVLHNLFPGIFSFFVQDTGIILARIFLIAFGFVLAYLGFKRTLEPLIMVPMGIGMISINSGVLFMQGGGIGNIFLDPLVSDPAALVNIMQVNFLQPIYNLTFSNGLIACLVFFGIGAMSDIGFVLGRPWASITVAIFAEFGSFATLVIGYKLGLPIGDAAAVGIIGGADGPMVLFTSLMLAPKLFVPISIIAYLYLSLTYAGYPYLIKLLVPEKYRGLAVQVKHVDIPQKQRFMFTVIMCFVLCLLLPVAAPLIMCFFLGVAIREAEIEAFQQLLDSTILYGSTLFLGLLLGILCDAKTIMNPEVGILVLLGCLALLLSGIGGLIGGWLVYWFSKNYNPVIGIAGVSCVPSTAKLAQYAAKEANPAAMILPLALGANISGVIVTAIATGVFISTVNLVK, from the coding sequence ATGGTTGAGGTATTACACAATCTATTTCCCGGCATTTTCTCGTTTTTTGTTCAGGACACTGGAATCATACTGGCTAGAATTTTTTTAATAGCCTTTGGTTTCGTTCTTGCTTATCTTGGTTTTAAGCGCACCCTCGAACCGCTGATCATGGTCCCCATGGGGATCGGCATGATTTCTATAAATTCAGGGGTCTTATTTATGCAAGGCGGCGGTATTGGAAATATCTTTCTTGATCCTTTGGTATCAGATCCTGCAGCGCTCGTAAATATTATGCAGGTAAATTTTCTTCAGCCGATTTATAATCTTACCTTTAGTAATGGACTCATCGCCTGTCTCGTCTTTTTTGGAATTGGTGCGATGAGTGATATTGGTTTTGTTTTGGGACGGCCTTGGGCTAGCATTACGGTTGCCATATTTGCAGAGTTCGGTTCCTTTGCTACCCTTGTTATCGGATATAAGCTAGGTTTGCCTATCGGAGACGCGGCGGCAGTTGGCATCATTGGCGGTGCAGACGGTCCAATGGTGCTATTCACGTCACTCATGTTAGCACCAAAATTATTTGTTCCTATTTCAATTATAGCCTATTTGTATCTAAGTCTAACCTATGCTGGATATCCCTATCTGATTAAGCTCTTAGTACCGGAAAAATACCGTGGTTTAGCGGTTCAAGTCAAACATGTAGATATTCCCCAAAAGCAAAGATTTATGTTTACCGTCATAATGTGTTTTGTATTATGCCTCTTGCTGCCAGTAGCCGCTCCGCTTATCATGTGTTTCTTCCTTGGAGTTGCTATCAGAGAGGCTGAAATCGAAGCATTTCAACAATTGCTTGATAGTACAATTCTCTATGGTTCTACACTTTTTTTAGGTTTATTGCTCGGGATTCTTTGTGATGCAAAAACCATTATGAATCCAGAAGTGGGAATTCTTGTACTTCTTGGCTGCCTTGCATTGTTACTCTCTGGCATTGGTGGTTTAATCGGTGGTTGGTTGGTATATTGGTTTAGTAAAAATTACAATCCAGTGATTGGTATTGCGGGTGTCTCCTGCGTGCCTTCGACGGCGAAATTAGCCCAGTATGCCGCCAAAGAGGCCAATCCGGCAGCCATGATTCTTCCACTAGCACTCGGAGCAAACATTAGCGGGGTTATAGTAACTGCTATCGCGACAGGAGTATTCATTTCTACGGTTAATCTTGTTAAGTAG
- a CDS encoding ArsB/NhaD family transporter, which yields MLSTNAYLALSVFLCVYGIIISEKIHRTKIALLGAVGIILLKVVSQEEAVKAIDFNTLGLLIAMMIIVAITRQTGIFQFLAVKSAKAVDGQPAQIMIVFFAFTAIASAFLDNVTTVLLLTSITFPIAAILEINPIPFLIAEILASNLGGTATLIGDPPNIMIGGATGLTFNDFALNLTLPVMISSIVTCWLLYLIYRKDLVVSPEKQASVMTLNEYEFLSNPALLRKSLFVLMLTMIGFVAHGSLGFESATIAMAGAAILLLVSGMEPEEVCREVEWSTIFFFIGLFILVGSLDITGIIKLVAEWGLSLTGGDMVAMNFLILWLSAIASAFIDNIPFVATMIPLIKAVAQIGNVDVTSMWWTLSLGACLGGNGTIIGASANVVVASIAAAHGRPISFGYYFKVAFPLMLVSIVICNIYIYMIYLR from the coding sequence ATGTTATCTACAAATGCATATCTTGCCTTGTCCGTGTTTTTGTGTGTATATGGGATTATCATTTCCGAAAAAATACATAGGACAAAGATTGCGCTTTTAGGAGCGGTGGGGATCATTTTGTTAAAGGTAGTATCTCAAGAGGAAGCAGTTAAAGCTATCGACTTCAATACCTTAGGTCTGCTCATTGCGATGATGATTATTGTGGCGATTACGCGACAAACTGGTATTTTTCAGTTTTTAGCTGTTAAATCGGCAAAAGCTGTAGATGGCCAACCAGCACAAATTATGATTGTATTTTTCGCATTCACCGCTATCGCTTCGGCTTTTCTTGATAATGTGACTACAGTACTACTTTTGACGAGCATTACTTTTCCCATTGCCGCTATTCTTGAAATCAACCCTATTCCCTTCTTAATTGCCGAAATCCTTGCTTCCAATCTAGGGGGAACGGCTACGTTAATTGGCGATCCTCCTAACATTATGATTGGTGGGGCGACAGGATTAACCTTTAATGATTTTGCGTTAAACCTGACCTTGCCAGTAATGATTAGTAGCATAGTTACATGCTGGCTATTATATTTGATTTACAGGAAGGACTTAGTTGTTTCCCCTGAAAAACAGGCGTCGGTAATGACATTGAACGAATATGAATTTTTATCAAACCCGGCGTTATTGCGTAAATCATTGTTTGTTTTAATGTTGACAATGATTGGGTTTGTCGCTCACGGCTCTCTGGGCTTTGAATCCGCTACGATAGCGATGGCTGGAGCCGCTATACTGCTCCTTGTTAGTGGTATGGAGCCGGAAGAAGTCTGCCGCGAAGTGGAATGGTCGACTATATTCTTCTTTATTGGTCTGTTCATTCTTGTCGGAAGTTTGGATATCACGGGAATTATCAAGTTAGTTGCCGAGTGGGGGTTAAGTTTAACCGGCGGTGATATGGTGGCAATGAATTTTTTGATTTTGTGGTTATCGGCCATTGCCTCCGCTTTTATTGATAATATTCCCTTTGTGGCAACGATGATACCTTTGATAAAAGCGGTTGCGCAAATTGGCAATGTTGATGTTACTTCTATGTGGTGGACTTTATCGTTGGGAGCTTGTCTTGGTGGTAATGGTACTATTATTGGGGCTTCGGCTAATGTTGTTGTTGCAAGCATCGCCGCCGCCCATGGAAGACCCATAAGTTTTGGATACTACTTTAAAGTTGCTTTTCCATTAATGCTGGTATCCATTGTTATCTGTAACATTTATATTTACATGATATATTTGCGTTAG
- a CDS encoding SpoVR family protein, protein MSDYSINKLEDWNEKIEKLVIAAGLDCYEQHFEICSYEDMLCYEAYLGIPSHYPHWSFGKAYDRQKSLYQYNVVGLPYELVINSDPCIAYLMKDNTLLTQILTMAHVYGHNDFFKNNRLFKRDTRANIEVDMFKTHANRIREYIQDPSIGPDKVERILNAAHGLKFQVSRNGEGKQPDKVQRNLEANQPIPERLQDDLLAFLAERGNLTEWERDLINIVRRESIYFIPQIETKIMNEGWASYWHYQLMNQLGLPQGLHLEFLKLHNLVICPHQGRINPYFVGFKIFEYLDKQPGGRKKIMDIRSEDRDQSFIRRHLNQQLCEELQLFSYGIQDGNIVVTEVSNEDGWRAVRDNLANSVGLGSIPVIQPLSVENGTLILEHIYDNRELELKHAQETIKYVVDLWGGKVDLRTKIDNDTRIISCSEAKIVTVHS, encoded by the coding sequence ATGTCAGACTATAGCATAAACAAATTAGAAGATTGGAATGAAAAAATTGAGAAGTTGGTTATAGCTGCAGGACTCGACTGTTATGAGCAACACTTTGAAATTTGCAGTTATGAAGATATGCTGTGCTATGAGGCATATTTAGGTATCCCCTCCCATTATCCACACTGGAGCTTTGGTAAAGCCTACGATAGACAAAAAAGTCTTTATCAATATAACGTTGTTGGCTTACCTTACGAATTAGTGATTAATTCCGATCCTTGTATTGCCTATCTTATGAAAGATAACACATTGCTGACTCAAATTTTAACAATGGCCCATGTATACGGACATAATGATTTTTTTAAGAATAACCGTTTATTCAAGCGTGATACACGAGCTAATATAGAAGTTGATATGTTTAAAACCCATGCCAATCGCATACGAGAATACATACAAGACCCAAGTATTGGACCAGACAAGGTAGAACGAATTTTGAATGCTGCCCACGGACTTAAATTTCAAGTGAGCCGCAATGGGGAAGGAAAACAACCTGATAAAGTACAACGTAACTTAGAGGCAAATCAACCTATACCAGAAAGGCTGCAAGATGACTTATTAGCTTTTCTAGCCGAGAGGGGAAATTTGACTGAATGGGAACGTGATTTGATTAATATCGTTCGAAGAGAATCCATTTATTTTATTCCTCAAATAGAAACAAAAATTATGAATGAAGGATGGGCCAGCTATTGGCATTATCAGTTGATGAATCAGCTGGGCTTACCTCAGGGTCTCCACTTGGAATTCTTGAAACTTCATAATTTGGTAATCTGCCCTCACCAAGGTAGGATTAATCCCTATTTTGTAGGATTTAAAATCTTTGAATACTTGGATAAACAACCCGGCGGGCGGAAAAAAATTATGGACATACGGTCTGAGGATCGTGATCAGTCTTTTATACGCCGGCATTTGAACCAACAATTGTGTGAAGAGCTGCAATTATTCTCCTATGGTATTCAAGATGGCAATATTGTCGTTACAGAAGTATCTAATGAAGATGGTTGGAGAGCTGTGCGAGATAATCTGGCTAATTCTGTTGGTTTAGGTAGTATACCAGTAATACAGCCCTTATCAGTAGAAAATGGTACCTTAATTTTGGAGCATATCTACGATAATCGGGAATTAGAGTTAAAACACGCACAAGAAACTATCAAATATGTTGTTGATCTTTGGGGAGGAAAAGTAGATTTACGAACAAAGATAGATAATGATACTAGAATTATCAGTTGTAGTGAAGCTAAAATAGTGACTGTACATAGCTAA
- a CDS encoding redoxin domain-containing protein — MKLIAVGDLAPDFVVKDNNEKDICLSDYRGKKVLLSWHPLAWTPVCTKQMKALEANFEKFKEANTIPLGFSVDSSPCKKAWANELNIRNVSLPADFWPHGKVAQDYGLFLDIDGYSQRANVLIDEKGKVTWVKVYPLEQLPDINEVLNILANSQAL, encoded by the coding sequence ATGAAACTTATTGCAGTAGGGGATTTGGCACCAGACTTTGTTGTAAAAGATAATAATGAAAAGGACATATGCCTATCAGACTACAGAGGAAAAAAGGTGCTACTCTCTTGGCATCCCCTTGCTTGGACACCCGTTTGTACTAAACAAATGAAGGCACTGGAAGCTAATTTTGAAAAATTCAAAGAGGCCAACACCATTCCCCTAGGGTTTAGTGTTGACTCCTCGCCGTGTAAAAAAGCTTGGGCAAATGAGCTTAATATTAGGAATGTCAGCCTCCCTGCGGACTTCTGGCCACACGGAAAGGTCGCCCAAGATTATGGTCTTTTTCTTGATATAGATGGATATTCTCAACGTGCCAATGTTCTCATTGATGAAAAGGGTAAAGTCACATGGGTGAAGGTTTATCCTCTGGAGCAGTTGCCTGATATAAATGAAGTCTTAAACATTTTAGCCAATTCACAAGCCTTATAA